The DNA region CCGCCGTCTCGGCAATCGAGCCTTCAAAATTCCCGATGCCGGTATCCACCAGTACCCAATCGCCCGTGCCGGGCGAGCCGACCATCTGAAGATTGACGATCATCGTGCGAAGGTTGATAAGATCGGGCAGCACCTCTTCGGTATCCACCGCTCCTGTATTCAGCATGCTGTGTTCGTTCATGCTTCTAACGCCTCCTTTTTCCCGTTAATGCGCTCTTGGTTATAACATACCCGTTTTCGCGCATTTCAACGTGAGTAGGGGGCGGCTATTGAATGATTTTGTTCAATCGTTCCAGATAACGCCAGCGCGTTATGAAGAAATACACGATCTGGACGGTCAGGAAGAACAAGAAGATCTTGATGCTGTGGCCCACAATCGAGAAGTCGACGAGCTGCTGAAGCGCGACGAACGCTACCCCGCTGTGTATAAGCGCGATGAGCAACGGCAGGAAAAACATGATCAATAACTGCCGGGTCACGATGGTGCCAAGCTCCTTCCGGCTCAATCCCACCTTCGCGATCATTTGATACTGCTGCTCGTCCCGGGCCAGATCGGCGTACAGACGGAAATATACGAAGCTTGCCGCAAAGGTGAAGAAGACGATGCCGACCAGGCCGCTGACCATCAGCAGAATGCCGTTTTTCTGCTGGGCGCTTTTCCAATCAATGTACAAGGAGTTCAGGTAATAGCTGTATTCGCCGCTTTCATTGAACCGCTCCGCCATTGCTCTTGTCGCATCCCCGGTATCCTTCCAGTTTTTAACGTAAAACGCATGGAAGATGACGAAGCCGTACTCCCCCTGCTCCTCCTGTGTTTTTTTCACCTTCTCGTACAGGCTGTCCGATACGACAAACTGCTCGCCATAGCCCTGAGGCACGGCGATAAACGTTTCCGCTTTGGCTATCCGAAGCGTGACCGCCTCTTTACCGGTCTCAAGCTCGATCTCCTCATAAGCTGGCCCATGGATTCTGTAGCTGTTTTTTTCCGTAACCGTGCTGGGCGTCAGAATCGCCTCATCCTCACCCAGAGTCTCGGCCGGATACCCAAGAGACTGGGCCAGCTCATTGTACTCGCTAAGCTTGACCAGCTTCATCCCGTTCGCCGAGAAAATCGGCTGTACCGACGTCTCCTTGTAGTCGAATCCGCCCTTCTTCAGCTCCTCTCTGATGATCGACAGATGCTGATTCCCTAGTTCCGCTTCCTCCTCGAAGTAGGGATACGTATAAGCATAAGGATTTTCCATGGCCGACAGTCCCGGATCCCCGATCGCTAGCGTTGTTCCGATCCCCGTAAAGGCCGAAGCCGAGATGATCGACACGAGGAAGAACATGACGGCGTTATCCTTGATCCGGTACATCAGCTCGGAAAGGGTGAGCAGATTGGTCTTGCGGAAGAAAAACCTCTCCTTCCTCTGCAGATACCGCATAAAATAAACGCTGAACTGCGTGAAGAGGAAATACGTTCCCAGAATGACCAGCGCCACCCCTCCGAACAGGAGCAGGAAGTTGAAGATTTGCAGCACGGCAAACGCCATGACCACGCCGTAGCCTGCACCGATCAGCAGCACCGCCAGGACGGCCAGCCAAGGCGAAGCCTTTGGCTGCGGCTTCGGGCTCTCCTCCGCCTTAACCAATGCAAGCAGCGTGCCCTTTCGAAGCATCACGGAAGAAAACAGGGCGATCAGAAGGAACAGCACCGCATAAGCCGCCGCCGTCAGCAGGAGCGCCTTCAGCGGAAAATAAAACGGCAGCCCGTTATCCACCGCCAGCACCTTGGCGCTGATCAACAGGATGAGCTTGGAGAACAGCACGCCTGCTCCGATGCCCGCCACGATCGCTGCCGACCCGATCAGGAGGTTCTCGATAAACAGCATCCGGTTGAGCTGCTTCCGGGACATGCCCAGGATCAGCAGAATCCCGAACTCCCGCTTGCGGACCTTAATGAATGCCCCGACGGAATACAGCAGGAAGAAGAAGGAAAAGATGAATACGATATATTGCGACACCGTCATCCCTATCGTTCCGAGCTCGCTCATCGTTCCGCTGGAGGAGACGATGCCATCTTTGAGCTCCGGGTGGAACGCTAGGAGGCCATAGGTGAAGAAGATCATCACGGAGAAGGCGCTGCTCAGAAAATGCGCAATATAGGTCCGCTTGCTCCGCAGGACGTTATTAATGGCGAACTGGCGAAAATTCATGTCCCGAACCTCCCAGCAGTGACAGCACATTTATGATTTTCTGATAAAAGGCGGACTGGTTGTCCCCGCTCGTAATCTCGTTGTACAGCTGGCCGTCCTTGATAAAAATGACCCGATTGCAGTAGCTCGCCGCTACCGGGTCATGTGTGACCAGGAGCATCGTGACCTTGTCCTCCTTGTTACGGCGGTCCATAATCTCCATCACGTCCCGCGCCGACTTGGAATCCAGGTTGCCGGTCGGCTCATCCGCGAGCACCAGCTTCGGCACGTGGATCATCGCACGGGCGACGGCCGTCCGCTGCGCCTGGCCGCCCGAAATCTCGTAGGTCCGTTTGTTCAGGATGGAGGTAATCCCGAGCTTGTCGGCCAGCGCTTCGACACGGCGGTTCATTTCCTCAAGTCCGATACCGTCAAGCGCAAGCGGGAGCACGATGTTCTCCTTCACCGTGAGCGTATTGAGCAGATTGAAGGACTGAAAGACAAAACCGAGTTCGCGGCGGCGGAACATCGCCAGCTGATCCTGCGACAGCCGGAACGGATCTTCTCCGCCGATCCGGATCTCTCCGGAGGTTGGCCGGTCGATCGTCGAGATCATGTTGAGCAGGGTCGTTTTCCCGCTGCCCGACGGCCCCATGATGCCGACGAATTCCCCTTCCTCGATGCTTAGATTAATATTCGACAGCGCTTCGTGGGACACGGCCGCCTTATAGACTTTGCCCAGATTGCGCACGGATAAAATGTCCATGATGTAAACCTCGCTTTCAAAATTGGCTTTTGCTTGTAAGGCTAGTGTAGCGCATGCCCCTCTTAGCTCCTATCGATCCGTCTTTCACGAATCTTACATCGGTGTAAGATTCGCCTATTATAACCCTGCCCACTCCTGACACAACATATCGAAAATGCCTAGCCGACGCAAAAGAACCTTATCCCAGCTTCAAGCTGCCCTCGGGAGGCTCATCTTGATTCTCGGAATAAGGTTCGTTGTCGGATCTTTCTTCCGCGTTATAGATCGAATCACTGCAGGAATAAGAGCCTTACGGTTGTCCCATGCCCGGGCTCGGATTCCAGCTCGATCCGATGGTTCATTCTCCGAACGACCTCGCTGACCAGGTAAAGGCCCATCCCGGTCGACTCCTTCAGCTTCCTGCCGTTCTCCCCCGTATAGAACGGATCGAAGACCCGCTTGGTATCGGATTTCGGAATCCCCATCCCACGGTCCATCACCTCCAGCGCCACTTGGCGCCGATCCTCGGAGCAGTACGCCCGGACCGTAACCTTGAGCCCGGAACCGGACGAATATTTGATGGCATTGGACAGCAGCTGCATGAGGATGAAGCGGAGCCATTTTGCATCCGTCTGGACAGTGAGAGCTGGATCGATGACTACCTCAGGGTAGACATGGCTGTGAATGAAATAGCGCTTGTTCTCATGCACTGCGTCCACCGCAGCCTGATGAAGCTTAACCGGCTCCACGCTGAAATCCTGTTCGAAGGTTTCCAGCCTGGACATGTACAGCACCATATCCAGGCCGCGACGAATGCGGTCGGATTCCTCGGAGATGCTCCTGTAGCCGTCGTTGTCGTCCTCCTGAGTAATCATCTCGATGACGGACAGCGGCGTCTTCATCTGATGCACCCATTGATTCATGAAGATGAGATGCTCCCGCCGCCGTCGCTCCCATTCCTCCATCTGGTTCCGGTATTGGCGGTATTGCTCCTCCATCAGCTCGCTGAGAGCGGTCGGCAATGGGGCCGATTCATTGTGCTTGATGGATTCCTCAAGCGAGGCAAGAGGCTGTGACAGCCGCTCGTAAAAATCCCGATGGGTATAAAATCGGAATGCCAAATATCCCCCCATCACGGAAAGCCCCAGCAGCACCGCGTACGAGGCCGTCACGGGATGATCATAGCCGTCGTACCAGAATACGAGGAGCACAACGAGCAGCTCCGCTGCCGTAAACAGGATCAGCGCCAGATGCTCGCGCCAGAAGAGCCGCTTCATTGCGGCCTCTGCCAGACGGGATGCAGCCTGTAACCGGAGCCCCGTACCGTTTCCAGCGCGCCTTCGATGCCCAGCTCCATCAGCCGTTTCCGTACCCGGTTAATGTTTACGCTGAGCGTATTGTCATCCACGAATGTATCGTCCCACAGCTTCTCCAGGATCGTCTCGCGGGTGACAAGGCGCGGGCTGCGGGCCAGCAGCGTCTCCAGCAGGATCGTTTCCTTCTTCGTAAGCGGCGTCGTTTGTTCGTTCAGCTGAAGCTCCATCCGCTCCGGATACAAAACCAGCCCTTCCTTCTCCACCGTTCGTTCGCCGGAGCCGGGGGCGTAGTCGCCGTATACCCGCCGCAGCTGGCTGTGGATCTTGGCAATGACGATGTCGTATGCGAACGGCTTCGTAATGTAATCGTCGGCTCCGTTCTCCAGCGCCCGCAGCTGGTCGGGGGTTCCGTTTCTTGCGGATATAAATATAATCGGGCACGTGGACATCGACCGGATCTGGCGGCACCAGAAATAGCCGTCATAGCTGGGCAGATTCACATCCAGCAACACGAGATGCGGCTTGATTTCCCGGAACCGCTCAAGCACATGATCGAACTCCCGGATGATGATGCCTTCGTTTCCGTACCTAGCGATCTGCGATTCAAGCAAACCCGCCAGCTTCGGATCATCCTCCACGATCATGATTTTGTACATCATTCTTCCCCCTCATGGCATGCAAGGCCGGAAACGGTAAATATCGCTTCGCCTCGTCTTTTACTGTTCCCCTTTAACGAGCGCGGCTTCGAAAAAGTTTGTTCCCTCCGGGGAAACGCCCTGCACATAAATCCGGCCCCCGGTTTCGTCGGAGCGCCGGACGATGATCGTATCCTTCAGCCTTGCCTCGTGGTTGTAGGTAATTTTGAATCCGGTCACCTTATCCCCTTGCAGCTCCGGCTCATCCAGCACATCCATGCACAAGTCGGCATAGCGTGCGTTATTCATATGACCGTTCACGTCGATTCCGCTGTATCTGACCACGGTGGTATAGGCCTCCTCGAGCTCGATGCCTTCAGGCATTACCGCCTTGCTTGGCAGTTCTCCTACGGAATCCTGCCCGATGGGAACGTCATAAGGAAACATGGACGGTCGCAAAATTTTTCGTTTCTGAATATCCACCAGGGTCCATACC from Paenibacillus ihbetae includes:
- a CDS encoding acyl-[acyl-carrier-protein] thioesterase; the encoded protein is MAEKWTETYTIQSVDSDFRGDCRWSSLLSIMQRAADKHIEALGIDREEMIERGLGWMLITLEADMASIPRDMETIHVETWSRGSKGVLWHRDYRIMDDRGEQVGGARSVWTLVDIQKRKILRPSMFPYDVPIGQDSVGELPSKAVMPEGIELEEAYTTVVRYSGIDVNGHMNNARYADLCMDVLDEPELQGDKVTGFKITYNHEARLKDTIIVRRSDETGGRIYVQGVSPEGTNFFEAALVKGEQ
- a CDS encoding ABC transporter ATP-binding protein, whose translation is MDILSVRNLGKVYKAAVSHEALSNINLSIEEGEFVGIMGPSGSGKTTLLNMISTIDRPTSGEIRIGGEDPFRLSQDQLAMFRRRELGFVFQSFNLLNTLTVKENIVLPLALDGIGLEEMNRRVEALADKLGITSILNKRTYEISGGQAQRTAVARAMIHVPKLVLADEPTGNLDSKSARDVMEIMDRRNKEDKVTMLLVTHDPVAASYCNRVIFIKDGQLYNEITSGDNQSAFYQKIINVLSLLGGSGHEFSPVRH
- a CDS encoding ABC transporter permease; translation: MNFRQFAINNVLRSKRTYIAHFLSSAFSVMIFFTYGLLAFHPELKDGIVSSSGTMSELGTIGMTVSQYIVFIFSFFFLLYSVGAFIKVRKREFGILLILGMSRKQLNRMLFIENLLIGSAAIVAGIGAGVLFSKLILLISAKVLAVDNGLPFYFPLKALLLTAAAYAVLFLLIALFSSVMLRKGTLLALVKAEESPKPQPKASPWLAVLAVLLIGAGYGVVMAFAVLQIFNFLLLFGGVALVILGTYFLFTQFSVYFMRYLQRKERFFFRKTNLLTLSELMYRIKDNAVMFFLVSIISASAFTGIGTTLAIGDPGLSAMENPYAYTYPYFEEEAELGNQHLSIIREELKKGGFDYKETSVQPIFSANGMKLVKLSEYNELAQSLGYPAETLGEDEAILTPSTVTEKNSYRIHGPAYEEIELETGKEAVTLRIAKAETFIAVPQGYGEQFVVSDSLYEKVKKTQEEQGEYGFVIFHAFYVKNWKDTGDATRAMAERFNESGEYSYYLNSLYIDWKSAQQKNGILLMVSGLVGIVFFTFAASFVYFRLYADLARDEQQYQMIAKVGLSRKELGTIVTRQLLIMFFLPLLIALIHSGVAFVALQQLVDFSIVGHSIKIFLFFLTVQIVYFFITRWRYLERLNKIIQ
- a CDS encoding sensor histidine kinase; the protein is MKRLFWREHLALILFTAAELLVVLLVFWYDGYDHPVTASYAVLLGLSVMGGYLAFRFYTHRDFYERLSQPLASLEESIKHNESAPLPTALSELMEEQYRQYRNQMEEWERRRREHLIFMNQWVHQMKTPLSVIEMITQEDDNDGYRSISEESDRIRRGLDMVLYMSRLETFEQDFSVEPVKLHQAAVDAVHENKRYFIHSHVYPEVVIDPALTVQTDAKWLRFILMQLLSNAIKYSSGSGLKVTVRAYCSEDRRQVALEVMDRGMGIPKSDTKRVFDPFYTGENGRKLKESTGMGLYLVSEVVRRMNHRIELESEPGHGTTVRLLFLQ
- a CDS encoding response regulator transcription factor, which translates into the protein MYKIMIVEDDPKLAGLLESQIARYGNEGIIIREFDHVLERFREIKPHLVLLDVNLPSYDGYFWCRQIRSMSTCPIIFISARNGTPDQLRALENGADDYITKPFAYDIVIAKIHSQLRRVYGDYAPGSGERTVEKEGLVLYPERMELQLNEQTTPLTKKETILLETLLARSPRLVTRETILEKLWDDTFVDDNTLSVNINRVRKRLMELGIEGALETVRGSGYRLHPVWQRPQ